The region CACCATCCCCCATGTTCAGAAAAATCTCCACAATTCTCGTGCCGGCGGCCGTTCTCTTCGCCGCCTGGATCACCGTCTTCCAGATCCCCCAGCTGCCCCCTGAGCAGCAGGGCCTGGTGCCGCTCGCCACCTATCTGCTCTACGTGGCAGGGGTGTTCCTTGCCTGCCATTTCCGGCGGGGGCGGGTCTTCCTCGCCCTGCTGGCCGTGGGGGCCTGCTACCACCTCTTCCGCACCCAGCTCGCCCACGGCACCGATACCCCGGAGGCGTGGCTCATCTACCGCGCCCTGACGGTGGTCGTGCCGTTCAATATCCTGCTCGTTGCCCTGATGCGGGAAAAGGGGTTCTGGACCGTGGCGGGGCGCATGCGCCTGTTGTTCGTCGCCATGCAGATCGGCGCCGTGTGGCTGACGGTGCGCCTCGACCAGCATGCCCTGTGGGTCGCCCTGACGCGGCCCATTGTCCACTGGCCGGCCCTCGAGCGCTTCGCCATGCCGCAACTGAGCCTGATCCTGATCCTCCTGGCGGCCGGCATTGCCGTGCGGCGGGCCGTTTCCCTCGGCTCTCCCATCGAGGGGGGCGTGTTCGCCAGCTGCGTCACCCTCTTCGTGCTGTTCCGGTGGATGTGGTCCCCCCATGTGCCGGAGACCTTCTGCGCCGCCGCCGCCCTCATCCTGATCATGGCCGTCATCCAGGATTCCTACAACATGGCGTTCCGCGACGACCTCACCGGCCTCCTCTCCCGGCGGGTGCTCAACGAGCAGCTGCCCGGCCTGGGGAGCCGGTACGCCATCGCCATGGTGGATGTGGACCATTTCAAGAACTTCAACGACAGCTACGGCCACGATGTGGGGGATCAGGTGCTCAAGATGGTGGGGGCACGCCTGATGAACATGACGGGCGGCGGTTCGCCGTTCCGCTACGGCGGCGAGGAGTTCACGGTGCTGTTTCCCGGCAAGAGCGCCAAGGAAGCGCTCCCCCATCTGGAACGGCTCCGCCAGACCATTGCCGATTACCGTATGACGCTGCGCGGCGAGGACCGCCCCAAGGACGAGGAGCGGGGCAAAAGCCGCCGTTCCAACTCGCGCAGGGCCGGTGAAGTCTCGGTGACGGTCAGCATCGGCGTGGCCGAAGCGGGGGGACGGCAGACAGCGCCTCAGGAGGTGCTCAAGGCGGCCGACGGCGCGCTTTACAAGGCAAAGAACAGGGGCCGGAACCAGGTCTGCCTCGGGGGAGGCAGATGACAACACCGGCCGCACTTGGAAATAACACCCCCGCCACAGGAGCGACGCCCATGACCTCCCCTTCCCGCCTCCCCTGGCAGCCGGGCCATCCCCCCCTGATGCTGGCCCCCATGCAGGGGTTGACCAACCAGGCCATGCGGCGGCTCTTCATCGACTGGGTCCGCCCCGATGCGGTCTTTACCGAATTCATGCGGGTCAATGCCGCGGCGCCGGTGCGCCGGCTTTCGGCCGCCGACCTGCGCGAGATCGCTCCCCACGAGGGGGGCGTGCCCCTGGTGGTGCAGTTGATCGGCCACGGCCGCGAGGCCCTGGTCTCCGCCGCCCGCTCCGCCCAGGCTGCCGGGGCCGTGCATATCAATCTCAACCTGGGCTGTCCCTACGGCAGGATGACCAGCGGCCTGACCGGCGGCGGCATGCTGCAACGCCCCGAACTGCTGGAGGAGATCGTCACCGCCCTGCGCGGCGCCATCACGGGCGGTTTTTCCGTCAAGCTCCGCGCCGGCTACGACGATCCGCACCAGATCTTCGAACTGCTCCCCCTCCTGGAAGCCGCCGGCGTGGATTTCCTCGTGCTGCACCCCCGGACCGTGGTCCAGGAATACGGGGGGCTGGCGGACCACGGCATCACCGCCCGGGTGGTGCGGCAGACGCGGCTGCCGGTCATCGCCAACGGGGATATCCGCACGGCCGCCGCCGGAGCCCGCCTGCTGGAGGAAAGCGGCGCCGCCGGGCTCATGCTGGGCAGGGGCGCCATTGCCGACCCGCTGCTCTTCCAGCGGCTGCGCGGCAGTGCCCCCGCCGAACCAGCCAGGGGCGAGCGGGCGGCCATGCTGCACCGGTACCTCGGGGAGCTTCTGGCCCGTTACGGCGAACTGTTCTGCGGGGAGACCCAGGTGCTGAACAAGGTCAAGGGGGTGTTGGCAACCTTCGACGATGCCGACTTCGAAAAGGCCGTCCGCCAGCTCCGCAAGGCCAAAACCGCGGCGGCGTTCAGCGCGCGGCTCGCGGAACTGGAGTAAGCCATGGACACATCGTCGCCACAGGTGGACCCGCAGCAGTTGATCGACCTGGCCGAGGCCCGCATGCCCTTCGGCAAGTACCAGGGGCGGCTGCTGATCGACCTGCCCGAGCCCTACGTGGTCTGGTTCGCCCAGCAGGGCTTTCCCAAAGGCAAGCTGGGCGACCGGCTGCGCATCGTGTACGAGATCAAGGCCAACGGCCTGGAATACCTTTTCGATCCCCTGCGCTAGCCGCTTGCGTAAAAAAACGCCCACGGCGGCCGGCGGCTGCCATGGGCGTTCCCTCTTTGACCGCACGTGGCGGTACTGCCGTCAGGCCACCCGAAAACGGTTGACGACGGTCTGCAGGCCGTCGGCCAACCCGGCAAGCCGCGAGGCCGAATCCGCACACTCGTGGGAGCCTTTTGCCGTATCCTGGACCAGCAGGGTTATATGCTGGATGTTGTTGCTGATCTGTTCGGTGGTGGCCGTCTGCTCTTCGGCTGCCGTGGCGATCTGGCTGATCTGGAGCGAAACCGAATTGACCTGCTCCAGGATCTCGTGCAGGGCATGCTCCGACCTGGCGGCCACGGCCGTCCCCCCTTCCACCTCCCGGACCCCCTCTTCCATAGCCCTGACCGCCCCGCTGGTCTCGGTTTGAATGACCTTGATCATCTCGCCGATCTCGCGGGTCGCCTTGGTGGTCCGTTCCGCCAGCGCCCGGACCTCGTCGGCGACCACGGCGAATCCCCGCCCCTGCTCGCCGGCCCGGGCCGCCTCGATGGCCGCATTGAGCGCCAGCAGATTCGTCTGGTCCGCAATGTCTTCGATGGTCACGATGATCGCGCCGATCTGGTCGCTCCGCTGCCCCAGGGTCTCCACGGTGGCCGAGAGCGCCCGCACCTGTTCCGCGACCCGTCC is a window of Geobacter sp. FeAm09 DNA encoding:
- a CDS encoding diguanylate cyclase, whose amino-acid sequence is MFRKISTILVPAAVLFAAWITVFQIPQLPPEQQGLVPLATYLLYVAGVFLACHFRRGRVFLALLAVGACYHLFRTQLAHGTDTPEAWLIYRALTVVVPFNILLVALMREKGFWTVAGRMRLLFVAMQIGAVWLTVRLDQHALWVALTRPIVHWPALERFAMPQLSLILILLAAGIAVRRAVSLGSPIEGGVFASCVTLFVLFRWMWSPHVPETFCAAAALILIMAVIQDSYNMAFRDDLTGLLSRRVLNEQLPGLGSRYAIAMVDVDHFKNFNDSYGHDVGDQVLKMVGARLMNMTGGGSPFRYGGEEFTVLFPGKSAKEALPHLERLRQTIADYRMTLRGEDRPKDEERGKSRRSNSRRAGEVSVTVSIGVAEAGGRQTAPQEVLKAADGALYKAKNRGRNQVCLGGGR
- a CDS encoding tRNA-dihydrouridine synthase; the protein is MTSPSRLPWQPGHPPLMLAPMQGLTNQAMRRLFIDWVRPDAVFTEFMRVNAAAPVRRLSAADLREIAPHEGGVPLVVQLIGHGREALVSAARSAQAAGAVHINLNLGCPYGRMTSGLTGGGMLQRPELLEEIVTALRGAITGGFSVKLRAGYDDPHQIFELLPLLEAAGVDFLVLHPRTVVQEYGGLADHGITARVVRQTRLPVIANGDIRTAAAGARLLEESGAAGLMLGRGAIADPLLFQRLRGSAPAEPARGERAAMLHRYLGELLARYGELFCGETQVLNKVKGVLATFDDADFEKAVRQLRKAKTAAAFSARLAELE
- a CDS encoding DUF3820 family protein, with amino-acid sequence MDTSSPQVDPQQLIDLAEARMPFGKYQGRLLIDLPEPYVVWFAQQGFPKGKLGDRLRIVYEIKANGLEYLFDPLR